A single window of Jiangella alkaliphila DNA harbors:
- the ispG gene encoding flavodoxin-dependent (E)-4-hydroxy-3-methylbut-2-enyl-diphosphate synthase encodes MPQLPPPVLAPRRPSRKIRVGKVEVGGDAPVSVQSMTTTPTTDINATLQQIAELTAAGCDIVRVAVPSADDAEALPVIAKKSQIPVIADIHFQPKYVFAAIDAGCAAVRVNPGNIKKFDDKVGEIAKAAKDAGISLRIGVNAGSLDPRLLQKYGKATPEALVESAVWEASLFEEHDFHDFKISVKHNDPVVMVRAYELLAERGDWPLHLGVTEAGPAFQGTIKSATAFGALLSQGIGDTIRVSLSAPPVEEVKVGNQILQSLNLRPRKLEIVSCPSCGRAQVDVYTLADRVTAGLEGMEVPLRVAVMGCVVNGPGEAREADLGVASGNGKGQIFVKGEVVKTVPESEIVETLIEEAMRIAESMDAGDGDGGPVVTVA; translated from the coding sequence ATGCCGCAGCTGCCGCCGCCCGTGCTCGCGCCGCGCCGGCCGTCGCGCAAGATCCGCGTCGGCAAGGTCGAGGTCGGCGGCGACGCACCCGTCAGCGTCCAGTCCATGACGACGACGCCGACCACCGACATCAACGCGACGCTGCAGCAGATCGCCGAGCTGACGGCGGCCGGCTGCGACATCGTCCGCGTCGCGGTCCCGAGCGCCGACGACGCCGAGGCGCTGCCGGTCATCGCGAAGAAGTCGCAGATCCCGGTCATCGCCGACATCCACTTCCAGCCGAAGTACGTCTTCGCGGCCATCGACGCCGGCTGCGCGGCCGTCCGCGTCAACCCGGGCAACATCAAGAAGTTCGACGACAAGGTCGGCGAGATCGCCAAGGCGGCCAAGGACGCCGGCATCTCGCTGCGCATCGGCGTCAACGCCGGCTCGCTGGACCCCCGGCTGCTGCAGAAGTACGGCAAGGCCACCCCGGAGGCGCTGGTCGAGTCCGCCGTCTGGGAGGCGTCGCTGTTCGAGGAGCACGACTTCCACGACTTCAAGATCTCGGTCAAGCACAACGACCCGGTCGTCATGGTCCGCGCGTACGAGCTGCTGGCCGAGCGCGGTGACTGGCCGCTGCACCTCGGCGTCACCGAGGCCGGCCCGGCGTTCCAGGGCACCATCAAGTCCGCCACGGCGTTCGGCGCGCTGCTGAGCCAGGGCATCGGCGACACCATCCGGGTCTCGCTGTCCGCGCCGCCGGTCGAGGAGGTCAAGGTCGGCAACCAGATCCTCCAGTCGCTGAACCTGCGCCCGCGCAAGCTCGAGATCGTGTCCTGCCCGTCCTGCGGCCGCGCCCAGGTCGACGTCTACACGCTGGCCGACCGCGTCACGGCGGGTCTCGAGGGCATGGAGGTGCCGCTGCGCGTCGCGGTCATGGGCTGCGTCGTGAACGGACCTGGGGAGGCGCGCGAGGCCGATCTGGGCGTAGCATCCGGCAACGGCAAGGGCCAGATCTTCGTGAAGGGCGAGGTCGTCAAGACGGTGCCCGAGTCGGAGATCGTCGAGACGCTGATCGAGGAGGCCATGCGCATCGCCGAGTCGATGGACGCCGGCGACGGCGACGGCGGGCCGGTGGTCACGGTCGCCTGA
- a CDS encoding M50 family metallopeptidase, which translates to MDLLAVVGILLFAVGLIVSIALHEIGHLVPAKLFGVKVSQYMIGFGRTVWSRKRGETEYGVKAIPLGGYVRMIGMFPPEPGGDGTQLRQSSTGLFQTMARDARTASREEIGPGDEDRVFYRKAWWKKLIIMLGGPAMNVVLAIVLAGGVLMTFGNPDKPVFAPVVSVVNECVIPASENRTVCNDDDTVAPAAAAGILPGDRVLEIEDQQMNSWTEVSDAIQAAGPGPMPMIVERDGEQLNLTPNLELAERPDPDGPEGATIETSFLGIAPTLDHFEREDVGGTLAWTGGFISNTAEAMSRIPQRMVDVWDAAFGGGERNPETPVSIVGAGRIGGEIASADGLTAAQRVATFIMMLASFNMAIAIFNLVPLLPLDGGHAAGAIWEAIKRAFAKVFRRPEPQPVDVAKALPLAYGVAVVLIGMSALLIYADLVNPVRLLG; encoded by the coding sequence ATGGACCTGCTCGCCGTCGTCGGCATCCTGCTGTTCGCGGTCGGGCTCATCGTCTCGATCGCGCTGCACGAGATCGGCCATCTCGTGCCGGCGAAGCTGTTCGGCGTCAAGGTCAGTCAGTACATGATCGGCTTCGGCCGCACGGTGTGGTCACGCAAGCGCGGCGAGACGGAGTACGGCGTCAAGGCCATCCCGCTGGGCGGCTACGTCCGCATGATCGGCATGTTCCCGCCCGAGCCCGGCGGCGACGGCACCCAGCTGCGGCAGTCCAGCACCGGCCTGTTCCAGACGATGGCCCGCGACGCCCGCACCGCCTCGCGCGAAGAGATCGGCCCCGGCGACGAGGACCGCGTCTTCTACCGCAAGGCGTGGTGGAAGAAGCTCATCATCATGCTCGGCGGCCCGGCCATGAACGTCGTCCTGGCCATCGTGCTGGCCGGCGGCGTGCTCATGACGTTCGGCAACCCCGACAAGCCGGTCTTCGCCCCCGTCGTCAGCGTCGTGAACGAGTGCGTCATCCCCGCGTCGGAGAACCGCACCGTGTGCAACGACGACGACACGGTCGCCCCCGCGGCCGCGGCGGGCATCCTGCCCGGCGACCGCGTCCTTGAGATCGAGGACCAGCAGATGAACAGCTGGACCGAGGTGTCCGACGCCATCCAGGCCGCCGGCCCCGGCCCGATGCCGATGATCGTCGAGCGCGACGGCGAGCAGCTGAACCTCACACCGAACCTCGAGCTGGCCGAGCGGCCCGACCCGGACGGCCCCGAGGGCGCCACCATCGAGACCAGCTTCCTCGGCATCGCCCCGACGCTGGACCATTTCGAGCGCGAGGACGTCGGCGGCACGCTCGCGTGGACCGGCGGCTTCATCAGCAACACCGCCGAGGCCATGTCGCGCATCCCGCAGCGCATGGTCGACGTGTGGGACGCGGCGTTCGGGGGCGGCGAGCGCAACCCCGAGACGCCGGTCAGCATCGTCGGCGCGGGCCGCATCGGCGGCGAGATCGCGTCGGCCGACGGGCTCACCGCGGCGCAGCGGGTGGCCACGTTCATCATGATGCTGGCCTCGTTCAACATGGCCATCGCCATCTTCAATCTCGTGCCGCTGCTGCCGCTGGACGGCGGGCACGCGGCCGGCGCCATCTGGGAGGCCATCAAGCGGGCCTTCGCCAAGGTGTTCCGCCGGCCCGAGCCGCAGCCGGTCGACGTCGCCAAGGCGCTCCCGCTGGCCTACGGGGTCGCCGTCGTGCTCATCGGGATGAGCGCGCTGCTGATCTACGCCGACCTCGTCAACCCCGTCCGGCTACTGGGCTAG
- the dxr gene encoding 1-deoxy-D-xylulose-5-phosphate reductoisomerase, translating to MPSVRDVVILGSTGSVGTQAIDVARRNPGRLRVTGLAAGGADPAALAAQALELGVETVAVAKAGAAEDLLLAFYQEARNKGYETGEYRVPKVLAGPDAAAELAATQQADVVLNAITGSIGLAPTLAALDSGRTLALANKESLIAGGPLVKQRAKPGQIVPVDSEHSALAQCLRAGTSGEVRKLVLTASGGPFRGRSRAQQHDVTPEQALAHPTWTMGPVVTINSANLVNKGLELIEAHLLFDVPFDAIEVVVHPQSIVHSMVEFIDGSTIAQASPPDMRIPIALALGWPDRVPDAAPACDWTKASTWEFEPLDNDAFPAVELARAAGRRGGLAPAVYNAANEECLAAFVAGRLPFVGIVDTIDRILDEYGGGDARSVDDVAAAEHWARARARELAGSEEEH from the coding sequence ATGCCAAGCGTCCGCGACGTCGTCATCCTGGGTTCGACCGGGTCGGTGGGCACGCAGGCCATCGACGTCGCCAGGCGGAACCCGGGGAGGCTGCGGGTGACGGGCCTGGCCGCCGGCGGCGCCGACCCGGCCGCGCTGGCGGCGCAGGCGCTGGAGCTGGGCGTCGAGACGGTGGCGGTGGCGAAGGCCGGCGCCGCCGAGGACCTGCTGCTGGCGTTCTATCAGGAGGCCAGGAACAAGGGCTACGAGACGGGGGAGTACCGCGTCCCGAAGGTGCTCGCCGGGCCCGACGCCGCCGCCGAACTGGCGGCGACCCAGCAGGCAGACGTCGTGCTGAACGCGATCACCGGGTCCATCGGCCTCGCCCCGACGCTGGCGGCCCTCGACAGCGGCCGGACGCTCGCCCTGGCCAACAAGGAGTCGCTCATAGCGGGCGGCCCGCTGGTCAAACAACGGGCCAAGCCCGGCCAGATCGTCCCCGTCGACAGCGAGCACAGCGCGCTCGCCCAGTGTCTCCGCGCAGGCACGAGCGGAGAGGTGCGCAAGCTCGTCCTGACGGCCAGCGGCGGCCCGTTCCGCGGCCGCAGCCGCGCGCAACAGCACGACGTCACCCCTGAGCAGGCGCTCGCGCACCCCACCTGGACCATGGGCCCGGTTGTCACCATCAACTCCGCGAACCTGGTGAACAAGGGGCTGGAGCTGATCGAGGCGCACCTGCTCTTCGACGTCCCGTTCGACGCGATCGAGGTGGTGGTGCACCCGCAGTCGATCGTCCACTCCATGGTCGAGTTCATCGACGGGTCGACGATCGCGCAGGCCAGCCCGCCGGACATGCGCATCCCCATCGCGCTCGCGCTGGGCTGGCCCGACCGCGTCCCCGACGCCGCGCCGGCGTGCGACTGGACGAAGGCCTCGACCTGGGAGTTCGAGCCGCTCGACAACGACGCGTTCCCCGCCGTCGAGCTGGCCCGGGCGGCGGGCCGGCGCGGCGGCCTCGCGCCCGCCGTCTACAACGCCGCCAACGAGGAGTGCCTGGCCGCGTTCGTCGCCGGCCGGCTGCCGTTCGTGGGCATCGTCGACACCATCGACCGTATCCTTGACGAGTACGGTGGTGGTGACGCACGGAGCGTCGACGACGTGGCGGCCGCGGAGCACTGGGCGCGAGCCCGGGCGCGCGAGCTCGCCGGATCGGAAGAGGAACACTGA
- a CDS encoding ABC transporter substrate-binding protein produces MATSVPRGRARRFAAAAAAAAAALGMSGLAAAGLPAAATEDAEPTSLTIAVAQEVDSLSPFIAVRLITTNMGRWMYDFLTNYDPETGETVPALAESWDTSEDGLTWTYTLRDDATWTDGEPVTADDVAWTFNTMMNDPAAAEANGNFVENFESVRAIDERMVQIVLNEPQVTMLALDVPILPEHIWAEIDDYGAFNNDTEFPIVGSGPFILTEYEPNVSITLEANPDYWRGEPKFDQLILRYIDDPDAQVEALRNGEVDFVFNLTPAQYESLENEDNITVNAAQGKRFQAVTLNPGARLQDGTPFGDGHPALQDPAVREALVHTIDRDAIYEVAYGGYGEPNGGYIPSRYDTFHWEPSGDEENGFDIDEANRLLDEAGYAPGGDGIRVGPDGRPLSFRFNVHGDNPQYIQAAEMMAEWAREAGMELLVEPVSEVGSLLDEGTYDILTTGWNVNPDPNYVLSINLCTGLPTELGGPYLSDAYYCNESYDQLYAEQLSELDVDARADIVHDMQRTLYEDNVFVVWGYADALEAYRSDVIASMTPQPDPGGNFYGQDGYWSWWSAVPVGEESDDAAGSGDDGDSDDGGSNTGLIIGIVAAAVVILLLVLLLLRRRGSTADDRE; encoded by the coding sequence ATGGCGACATCCGTTCCCCGCGGCAGAGCACGCCGGTTCGCCGCTGCCGCGGCAGCGGCGGCGGCGGCGCTCGGCATGTCCGGGCTGGCCGCCGCCGGGCTCCCGGCGGCCGCGACAGAGGACGCCGAGCCGACGTCGTTGACGATCGCCGTGGCGCAGGAGGTCGACTCGCTCAGCCCGTTCATCGCGGTGCGGCTGATCACCACCAACATGGGCCGGTGGATGTACGACTTCCTCACCAACTACGACCCGGAGACCGGTGAGACGGTCCCGGCGCTGGCCGAGTCCTGGGACACGTCGGAGGACGGGCTGACCTGGACCTACACCCTCCGCGACGACGCCACCTGGACCGACGGCGAGCCGGTCACGGCCGACGACGTCGCATGGACGTTCAACACGATGATGAACGACCCGGCGGCCGCCGAGGCGAACGGCAACTTCGTCGAGAACTTCGAGTCCGTCCGGGCCATCGACGAGCGGATGGTCCAGATCGTCCTGAACGAGCCGCAGGTGACGATGCTCGCGCTGGACGTGCCGATCCTGCCGGAGCACATCTGGGCGGAGATCGACGACTACGGCGCGTTCAACAACGACACCGAGTTCCCCATCGTCGGCAGCGGGCCGTTCATCCTCACCGAGTACGAACCGAACGTGTCGATCACGCTCGAGGCCAACCCGGACTACTGGCGCGGCGAGCCGAAGTTCGACCAGCTCATCCTGCGTTACATCGACGACCCCGACGCGCAGGTCGAGGCGTTGCGCAACGGCGAGGTCGACTTCGTCTTCAACCTCACCCCGGCGCAGTACGAGTCGCTGGAGAACGAGGACAACATCACCGTCAACGCCGCCCAGGGCAAGCGGTTCCAGGCCGTCACGCTGAACCCCGGCGCGCGCCTGCAGGACGGCACCCCGTTCGGCGACGGACACCCGGCGCTGCAGGACCCCGCCGTCCGTGAGGCGCTGGTGCACACCATCGACCGCGACGCCATCTACGAGGTCGCGTACGGCGGCTACGGCGAGCCCAACGGGGGCTACATCCCGTCGCGCTACGACACCTTCCACTGGGAGCCGTCCGGCGACGAGGAGAACGGCTTCGACATCGACGAGGCCAACCGGCTGCTCGACGAGGCCGGCTACGCGCCCGGCGGCGACGGCATCCGCGTCGGCCCGGACGGGCGGCCGCTGTCGTTCCGGTTCAACGTGCACGGCGACAACCCGCAGTACATCCAGGCCGCCGAGATGATGGCCGAGTGGGCACGCGAAGCCGGCATGGAGCTGCTGGTCGAGCCGGTGTCCGAGGTCGGCTCGCTGCTCGACGAGGGCACCTACGACATCCTCACCACCGGCTGGAACGTCAACCCGGACCCGAACTACGTGCTGTCGATCAACCTGTGCACCGGGCTGCCGACCGAGCTGGGCGGGCCGTACCTGTCCGACGCGTACTACTGCAACGAGTCCTACGACCAGCTCTACGCCGAGCAGCTGTCCGAGCTCGACGTCGACGCCCGCGCGGACATCGTCCACGACATGCAGCGCACCCTCTACGAGGACAACGTGTTCGTGGTCTGGGGCTACGCGGACGCGCTGGAGGCGTACCGCAGCGACGTCATCGCCTCGATGACCCCGCAGCCGGACCCGGGCGGCAACTTCTACGGCCAGGACGGCTACTGGAGCTGGTGGTCCGCGGTCCCTGTCGGTGAGGAGAGCGACGACGCCGCCGGCTCGGGTGACGACGGCGACAGCGACGACGGCGGCTCGAACACCGGGCTGATCATCGGCATCGTCGCGGCCGCCGTGGTGATCCTGCTCCTGGTGCTGCTCCTGCTCCGGCGCCGCGGCAGCACCGCCGACGACCGCGAATAG
- a CDS encoding ABC transporter permease: protein MANPTLVVPAPDRSHVRRRLRYYGEKLGGSLVSLFAIILTSFFLFRIIPGDPVRTMTHGRPVSIEQQEQLRREFGLDKPLAEQFWSYLTGVLRLDFGESFQFNRPVTDLIGDRIWPTVLLVGTSVLISAALGLWLGVRGAWNHGSVSDRVNTGVALTLWSVPSFWLGLILIVIFASGLGWFPTSGMEDTGVDGWERIPDVAHHMVLPLVTLVAVVYAQYLMIMRSSLLDEMGSDYIVTARAKGLRDIVVRRRHAVPNALLPTITLIFVNLGFVVFGAVLVETIFSWPGLGQLFYTGLSVPDLPLVQGLFILFSAAVILMNLVADLLYPVLDPRVRP from the coding sequence ATGGCGAATCCGACCCTGGTCGTGCCTGCGCCGGACCGGTCACATGTCCGGCGCAGGCTCCGGTACTACGGCGAGAAGCTCGGCGGGTCGCTGGTCTCGCTCTTCGCCATCATCCTGACCAGCTTCTTCCTGTTCCGGATCATCCCCGGCGACCCGGTGCGGACGATGACGCACGGCCGCCCGGTGAGCATCGAGCAGCAGGAGCAGCTGCGCCGCGAGTTCGGCCTGGACAAGCCGCTGGCCGAGCAGTTCTGGTCCTACCTGACGGGCGTCCTGCGGCTGGACTTCGGCGAGTCGTTCCAGTTCAACCGGCCGGTCACCGACCTCATCGGCGACCGGATCTGGCCGACGGTGCTGCTGGTCGGCACCAGCGTGCTGATCTCGGCGGCGCTGGGCCTCTGGCTGGGCGTCCGCGGCGCCTGGAACCACGGCAGCGTGAGCGACCGCGTCAACACCGGAGTGGCACTGACGCTGTGGTCGGTGCCGAGCTTCTGGCTGGGCCTGATCCTCATCGTGATCTTCGCCTCCGGCCTCGGCTGGTTCCCCACCAGCGGCATGGAGGACACCGGCGTCGACGGCTGGGAGCGCATCCCCGACGTCGCGCACCACATGGTGCTGCCGCTGGTGACGCTGGTCGCCGTCGTGTACGCGCAGTACCTGATGATCATGCGGTCGTCGCTGCTGGACGAGATGGGCAGCGACTACATCGTCACCGCCCGGGCGAAGGGGCTGCGTGACATCGTCGTGCGCCGCCGGCACGCCGTCCCGAACGCGCTGCTGCCCACCATCACGCTGATCTTCGTCAACCTCGGCTTCGTCGTCTTCGGCGCCGTGCTGGTCGAGACGATCTTCAGCTGGCCGGGCCTGGGCCAGCTGTTCTACACCGGCCTGAGCGTCCCGGACCTGCCGCTGGTGCAGGGGCTGTTCATCCTGTTCTCCGCGGCGGTCATCCTGATGAACCTGGTGGCCGACCTGCTCTACCCCGTCCTCGACCCGCGGGTGCGGCCGTGA
- a CDS encoding ABC transporter permease: MNGLAWARRRRTATRFWSQFRQNKAGVFGLVVLALFVLTALLAPLLTADNALSVTRPPGSPLDGPSADFPLGTDRSGRSMIDLLIWGSRVSLTVGFWATFISIAFGTLFGILAGHFGGWGSSLLMRVTDWFLVMPSLVLGVTLAAVLGRSLTTIIVAIGVTSWPTTARLVRAQTLAVEARPYIERAKALGGGHLHVMSNHVLPNVMPIVLAQTTLTVGSAILLESTFAFLGLGDPTTASWGATIQAARDVGAVSSRMWWYILPPGFAIVLVVLAFTLVGRAIEGVLNPKLRERR; the protein is encoded by the coding sequence GTGAACGGGCTCGCGTGGGCGCGGCGACGGCGGACGGCCACCCGGTTCTGGTCGCAGTTCCGGCAGAACAAGGCCGGCGTGTTCGGGCTGGTCGTGCTGGCGCTGTTCGTGCTGACGGCGCTGCTGGCGCCGCTGCTGACGGCCGACAACGCGCTCAGCGTCACCCGTCCCCCCGGATCGCCGCTGGACGGGCCGAGCGCGGACTTCCCACTGGGGACGGACCGGTCCGGCCGCTCGATGATCGACCTGCTCATCTGGGGGTCGCGGGTCTCGCTGACGGTCGGGTTCTGGGCGACGTTCATCTCGATCGCGTTCGGCACGCTGTTCGGGATCCTGGCCGGGCACTTCGGCGGCTGGGGGTCCAGCCTGCTGATGCGGGTGACCGACTGGTTCCTCGTCATGCCGTCGCTGGTCCTGGGCGTCACGCTGGCCGCGGTCCTGGGCCGCAGCCTGACGACGATCATCGTCGCGATCGGCGTGACGTCGTGGCCGACGACCGCCCGGCTGGTGCGCGCCCAGACGCTCGCCGTCGAGGCGCGGCCGTACATCGAGCGGGCCAAGGCGCTGGGTGGTGGGCACCTGCACGTCATGTCGAACCACGTGCTGCCCAACGTGATGCCGATCGTGCTGGCGCAGACGACCCTGACGGTCGGGTCGGCGATCCTGCTGGAGTCGACGTTCGCGTTCCTGGGGCTGGGCGATCCGACGACGGCGTCCTGGGGCGCGACCATCCAGGCGGCCCGCGACGTCGGCGCCGTCAGCTCGCGCATGTGGTGGTACATCCTGCCGCCGGGTTTCGCGATCGTGCTGGTCGTGCTCGCGTTCACGCTGGTCGGCCGGGCCATCGAGGGCGTCCTGAACCCGAAGCTGAGGGAGCGCCGCTGA